TGGGAACAGATATCCGAGCAAACATGAAGTATTTTCCATCAACCAAAACTCATAGTGATGAAGTGAAAGACACACGTTCTTTAGTTGGAGATAATTACCATGCAACAACTCGATTTATTTCCCCAAGCAGCCCTAGTATTACCTGTCACCTACTATCCCGATTTCTTGGGAGTTGAACAAGCGAATGAACTTTACCAACACTGTTTGAAACTGGAGTGGCAGCAGAATTACATCAGGATGGTTGGTAAAACTCTACCTGTTCCCCGTCTGGAATGTATCTACGGCGATATGGGCTGCAACTATCTTTACTCCAATAGTGTGTTTTTACGACCACTCCCTTGGACAGAAAAACTGCAAGAGTTACGGGACTCTATCACTGCGTTAACTGGCTACAACTTCCGCATCGTCATTGGCAATCAGTACCGTAGCGGACAAGACTCAATCGGCTGGCACGCTGACAATGAAGTATCAATGGGATTGGAGCCGGCGATTGCATCAATCAGCCTGGGGTCGTGTCGCAAATTCCAAATCAAACCTATCGGTGGCAGACCAACGGACTTCTGGTTAGAACACGGGAGTCTACTTGTGATGCACCCAGGCTGTCAGTCCACACATCTGCATCAGGTTCCCAAGACGAACAAAGTGGTTGGCACTCGGATTAATCTTACCTTTCGGCCACACACTGGGGGTAAATAATCCTGATTCCTAAATCATGTATAATGACATCGCTTAGTTCACTTGTACTACTAGCGAGAAGTGAGAAATTAGGATTGTGATCAGTTTTTGAGTCGCTACGAACAAAACATTACCAAACCATCGATTTGGTAGGAGCTTCAAAAAAAGTCTATTCATTCACCAGTAAATTGACCCCCCTAGCTATCTAATTGGTATTTCAGGGCTTGAGACTCAAGCACAGTCAGAAGTTCCGTATGTTGATCGACTAAAGCTTGTATTGTGGTAACTGGATGACGATGAAGGCGATGTTTTTGTTGACGGGGTGCTTCATCCATTGCTAATCTGCGACGTTGAGTGTTGTATTCCGCTACAGGCACTTCCCGAATTTGTGTCAGCAACATTTGTTCACTTTCGGCGAAGAAAAGAACTTGATATTGCCCAAAATCACGTAATTCGGCAGTTGATTTGCGCCCACTAATTCGCCGTTGATTGCGACGCAAAAGGCTAAACATAGCTTCCATTTTCAAGTTATCTGGCGGTAAGCCAGGAATGTCATAGCAGTGCAATAAATCAGTACCGTATTTATGCCATAGTTTTTGTAGCTTTTTCTTCAAGGCAAACTGTGCGGGATTTTGTTGAGGGTCGGGCTGAAATTGCTGTAATAACTCTTCCATTTCGCGCCGAACTTGAAAACTTGTTAAAGGTAATTTTACAGTTTGTGTAACATCGGTCGCGCAATCAATGCGTGGACTGGTTTGTTCAGGATAGTGCAAACATTCTGCAATTCGTTGCAACCAATTGTGTGTTTCTTCTAAGTCGGAGGCTAATGAACGATTGCTACTTAAGGCTTGGTCAATCCATACTGACAAGAGAGACAAATAATCTGTATCAAGTTCTCGACATGGTAAACTACGTAGTATCTGTCCAATAGTTTCTAATTGCTGGTAGCCGCTTAAACCGCCCCAGCGAAAAGGTTTGCGACTGGTGCGATTGACACAATCCCGAACCGCAGCCCGAATCTGGGATTCGATTGCCATTAACTCTATGTCTCGTGACAAATAGGGGATTCCTGAAAAAAAGGGAGACTGTCTTGCTGCTGTTCGGAGCCTGGGTGTTGGGCTCTTTCTGAGTACTCAGGGACTTTTGGCAGATCATCTAAATCTGCTTTTAATTGCTGTCTGAGCTTTGTGTCTAATGGCAGCACCACTTCACTTAAATTACTGAGAAAGTGGGCTTGACAACGTTGATGGGGTGCATCTGGCCAACTTGAATTCATTGCCGCAATGATTGATTTTTCCCCATCTGACAATGTTGCTAGCACTTTATACGGTAACTCTTTATATGGTTGCAGCCACTCAATTAACCTTTGTGCCTGTGCCTGTGGTAACTGAATTCCACTTACTGGTGTACCGCTTAATACCTCGTACAATACATACAGTAAGGTTCCGTGGCCTTCGGGCTGTAAGGCATCTATTGCCCAAATCAAGCCACCATGATGGACTGCTGTGGCAGCTAATTTCTCCTGTGTATGTGCAATCGTTCCACCCAATAGTGCCAGAAATTGACGGTATAGCTTACCTACATTGCTTTCGTTAATTTCAACACCACGCTGGTTTAATAAGCGCCGAATTTCTGCCAACTGTTGATGCTCATTTTCATGTTGCCAACCAATAAATGCCAGCACGTCTAGCCCATAAGTACTGTAAGGCAGACTGTATTTTAACACGCCAGTCGCGTAGTAATGTTTACCAAAATGTGTGCAACTATGATTGGTACATTCTTTACTCTTGCCTGCCACAAATACTGCACCATCCATTGTTTGAATGGTTTTACGCATGTGTCTTGGTCTGCGTAGCGCTAATTCTGCCCCACAATGCACGCACTCAATGAGTGAACATTCTAATACTATTCGTTTGATATTACTGAATTTTCGTTCTGGGCGATGGCGAGGCAACTTTACTATCACTAATTTTTTACTGCTGCTAGGTGCTTTCCTCAGTTTACCTGCTTTGTATACCAATTAGATAGCTAGGGATTGACCCCTGAAAAAAGGAGCCAAATATGGGAAGAGAAAAACGTCCTCGTCTATTAGCACCGAATTTGGCTAATCCTAGTCTCACTGCTCAAACCGAGATGGAAAAGTTAGAGGCGTGGATTAGAAATTTTGTCAAATCATTTGAGTTGGGCAAGCTACGAAGTATTTTATCAGATGCAAGATTTTTACGAAGACCTGCTGGTGTATGGCAAGAAAGCCCTTTCAAGGTCATTTCTGGTTTAGCTATTGTAATCACCTGTGACGGTTGGAAGGATTACAAGCAGCTTGTTGCAAAAAATAAACAACTCGCTTATAGAATCCGAAAACTAGACCCAGAAATAGACCTGTTAATGCTGCTATCACCTGATCAAACCATAGTGGAAGTCACAGTGATAGCAACTCTTGAAAAGCTTGTAGCTATAAACTCTTCAAAAGCAAAGATTGATCCTAAATTCAGCCTTAACTGAATTCTTCAACGCAATCACAAACAGTAACAACGATTCACTCTGATTGCATTGCCTGAAGGTCAAAAGAACACAAGCAGGGGTTTGGATATGTATGGAGTTCAATTCCACTTCTTAAACCTCTGCAATTGTGTTTCTTGCAATCAAGCTTCTTGTACTGCCGCTTCAGACCAATCCGCTCCATTTTCACTCGCTTTAAAGGAGTCAAAAATCATGGGAGAAAGCAAACGCCGCCGTCAGTTAGACCCCAACTACGGTAAACCGAAAACATCTGATAGTCCCGATACAAGCACAAATGAAAAAATCATAGAGCATCTTGAAAGAGAGATTGTATCAGTACACTACCGCCAATTCACAAACCATCTCAGCTTACCTCCACTACCTAAGCACAATAAAACTCGTCATCAAACAAACATTATCGATATAGATCAATATCCCAATTGTCAGTTAGAACCAAGACACTGGCATGAATGGGTTATTGGTTCCGCCGTTGACCCCACAATTACTACACTTAACGTCCGTTCTATAGAGGGAGATGAAATATACGAATACCTAATGTATGCCTTACCCCAAAGCGCCCGACGCAATGACGGACGACTGCGTGATGGCTACTTGAGACGATATGCTCACATCAACAGTGCATGGGGGGTAGGTGGACTAGATCCTCATAACAACTGGCAACCGATGGAGTGGGGACGTATCAAGCCTGACAACCCCCGACTCGAATGGGATAGTGAAACTCAAAGCTATACTCAGAAACACGTCAAATACGAATCACCGCCTAAAACTCCGAATCGTGTTACCTACCTAAGAGTACCCCTACACGTCTGGAAGTTGGTATCACTTCGCTATGATGTACCAATGCCAGAAAACATCGTCATTACCCAAGAAGGTGAAGCATTAGGATTCTGGGCTTGGGTAATGGCGCATCCCCAAATTCCTGTAATCCTTACAGAGGGCGAGAAGAAAAGTGGCTGTTTACTGACTCTTGGCTTCGTTGCGATCGCACTTCCTGGAATTTGGAACGGTCGCGTCGGCAAAGAAGACTTGGAACGACTCCACCCTGATTTAGTCCCGATGGCTCAAAAGGGGCGCAAGTTCATCATCTTATTCGATCACGAAAGCAAACCCCAAACCAAACAGCAAGTTTTCCAAGCCACACGTCGGACTGCTAGAGTTATCCTACAGCTTTCTTGTCAATGTTCAGTCGCAGTACTGCCAGGGCCAGAGAAGGGGATTGACGATTGGGTAGTAGCTCTCGGTAAAAAAGCTGAGAAAGCCGTCACCGCGATGATTGATGATGCTCTAACTCTCGGCGAGTACCAGAAAACCTTCTTCACCCATCGCTTCCGGGGACTGAACAAGTATAAGCCCAACATTGTAGTCAACAGCCGCTATCTTTCAGAGGTAGTTCGTTCTCTGCCTGAATCTGGAGTTGTTTGTCTAGTTTCCGATATGGGTACTGGCAAGACCGAAATCATGTCTCGGCTCAGAAGAGATAATCCAGACTTGAGCTTTTTGAACAATGGGCATCGCGTTAATCTGCTCAAAAATTTGAGCGATCGCTTACGAACTGCCATGTATTCGGCGATGTCTTCAGGTGACTGGGCAAAAGCTAAAGCACTGAGTATTACTGTAGACTCATTGTATAAAATGGCGAATAATTTACAGGCATACGATATCTTGTTTATTGATGAAGCCTGCCAGTATCTCGTTCACCTGCTCAAGTCCAAAACCTGCAAGGAACACCGGGGAGCTATCCTGGAGGTGTTGGAGTATCTCGTCTACAACGCCAAGCTGGTAGTCTTAGCAGATGCTCACCTCGATGATATTACCATTGAGTTTTTTATGAAAATGCGGCCAGAGGGAGAAAAACCATACATTATCAAAAATGAGTATCGCTCAGGTGGTCGTCAAGTTTACTGGTATGAAGGTCACAACAGCAGTGCGTTGGTTGCAGAATTACACGTCCAACTCATATTGGGCAAGAAGTTGATGATAGTCAGCGATAGTAAGCGATTCATCAAGAAACTAGAACGCGCTTTGAATGGCAAGACATCTATAAATGATAATGAGCATATACCAGAGTCCGAAGAAGACCGAAAGCTAAGAATATGGACTATCCATTCCGAAAATAGCGGCAGTGATGAGAATATCGTCTTCATTCGCGAGATTAACACTGCGATTAAGGATATCGATGCACTGCTTGTTACTCCCAGTCTCGGAACAGGTGTAGATATCTCAACTGAGCATTTTGATGCTATTTTTGGTGTGTTTCATGCCGTATCCCAGTCAGCTACAGAATGCGCCCAGCAATTATGGCGAGTTCGTCCCAATATTCCCATGTACGTTTGGGTGGCCCCTCGTCCTCCCTTTGGTTATGCTGAAACTAACGCTCGTCGTATCAAGGAGAAAATCCTTCAGAAAAACGAGATGACTGCTTTTCTGATTCGCATTGACAAAGAAACAGGTAAGCGTGGGGCAGAGAAAGACTGGATGTTGGATACCAGCTGTCAAATCGAAGCACAACGCAATTGGTCTATCAATAATTTACGCTCGGATCTGCGATCGCTCCTGGAGGAAATGGGCAATACGATTATTCCTGCTGGAGATAGTAATGATGATGGGGCGGCTCGTTGGCTCAAAGCAGCTGGTGATGTCCTCTCTTGGGAGCATTGTATTAAAGTTGCCAATGCCAAGGATATCGATAGAAGAACTTATAACAGTAGACAAAATCAAGACTACCTCAAGCCGGAGGAAGTGCTGGAGTGTGAGAAGTTCCGTATACAAGACACCTATGGGATGACTGTGACTCCTGAATTGGTTGAAAAGGATGATGGAGGGCGGTTGATAAAGAAGATTATCGCACTCGAAGGCTTACTTGCACAGCCGGGAGAGATTTTCACCTCGGAACAGGGGCGCGAGTTTGTTTCACCCCCCAATGTTGTGGCCGATAGGGATAGAGCAGAACGCGAGCGCTTGGCCATCTGCACTGACTGGGGCAATTATTCTACCTCGTGGTTGATGCGTCACCGGCTGGGGTTGAGGCCAGTGTTAATGGATTTGTTGGCCGGAATTGAGGTAACGGGAACTGAAGCGATTCTTCAAGCGATCGCACAGTTCTCAAAACGCAATGCACCTCATATCAAAGGCATACTCAACCTGACTATACCTCTCGACGAGTCACCGATGTGGATTTTGAGTCAGTATCTAGAGCAACTGGGTTTATCTACTCAGTCGAGGCGGCCTGTGTCAGACGGGAAACGGGTTAGGTATTACAGCCTTAATACTGAGGATGTTGTGTTCGCTCAACAGGTGTTGGAGTACCGCCAAAGGCAGCGGGAGGAGAGGGAAATCAAGCGGCAGGAGGAGCAGGAACGGAATGAGGCATATCAGGCTAGAATGCAGGCTCAGTATGGGATTAATGCCCCGTCCACACCCCCCACTAATAAAGATGGAAGTAATAATTGGGGGGGTATGGACGGGGAAGATAATCTCAGTAATCAATGGTGGAATAGAGTTAAATATTATGCTCGGCTGGCGATTGAACGGCTGGAACACGGAGTTGAGCAGGTCAAAGAATTGTTAAATACACTTACCACTAATGAGCGTTGGGGCGTGATGCTGGAATTTGAGGAAATTAGCCAAGACTTATTTGCTCAGTTGCTTGTAGATGCGCCACAGTGGGTGGAGTGGATGGGGTGAAAAGTTGGGTTTGACTTGCTCCCCCAACCACGAACACACCTTTGCTTCCTCCTTGGTGTCGGGTTGATTTGTCTTGGCTATTGATTACCTAAAAAGTGTCATCTCATCGTTGTTATGGACATTTACAACCTCATCGGTGATTGGGTCTTTTAAATTTGTCACCACTAAAACTGACCTGTCTTTAATGCTAGTTAAGCGAAGGTACGCAATAAATTCTTCTGGGTTAATTCCCGCCACCACAATTCTATCCATTGGGGTTAAATCATGATTCGTTGGCAATGCGTAGCTTGCTACTTTGAATAAAGCACGTGTTGTCGGGTGAGCTAAATAATTAATCACAACGCAACCAACCCCATATTTTTGGGACATCTGGCGATAAAATTGCCCTATGGTTAATTGTTGAAATTGACTGTCAAATTCACTTTGTTTACGTTTTTTGGCTAATTTAGATTTAGACATTGCTAGATTGTAATTGTTGGTTTTTCAGGAATATTTCAGTCAGTTAATACTATTTACGTCTGATTTTATCAAGACTAATCATAATTGCTCTATCTGGTTGTTTTCTCTTGAGGTTAACTCGTAAATTCGGTCTAATTCTCTAGTAAATAACTGCTTTTATTTTATCATTTTCCCTGTACAACTCACTTTTTAAAAGATAAAATTTTAATCTTTAGTATTAGAGTAATCAAGAATTTATTTCAAGTTTACTTTAGTAAGTTCAAGAAAAGTTGACATTTAAATATATTAGGTTATACCCAAAATAAAAGTAAAATGTTTCCCAACTTAATCGGAACGCGTTAGCGTTGGCAAAGCCTCTCTAAGAGTTGCGGGGCGGAAACGCACGTAGAACAGGGTATAGATTCAGTAAAAAACTACTCAATACACTAATAAGCGATCAGCGGTAGGGCGTAATGCTCTCCTTTGAAGAGATAAACCAAGACTTATTTGCTCAATTGCTTGTAGATGCGCCCAACTGGGTGGAGTGGATGGTTTGCAACGCTAGCCTCAAGAGCCTCAAGAGCCTCCCTTGTTGACCACAACGCTTGCGTAGTCTTGGCAGACTACTAGATTTCTCTTAAAGTTCACGCCAGCGATAATTTATTGGTACCCAGACATAACCCTGATCTTCTGCACGGATATGCCCCACTCCTGGGAAGGGCAAATGGGCACCTGCGACTAGGCAGCGTGACTTCTCTGCATGGGCGAACTGCGTCGCACGTTGTTCTGCTGCGGCACGGGGATCGACATCATAAGTGATCGTGGTTTCAGGAAGAGGAAATTGAACCGAGGCAACGTGCAAAATATCGCCCCAAAACTTAATACTCTCGCCTCTACTTTCAACGAGGTAGCAACTATGTCCGGGCGTGTGTCCAGGTGTGGGAAGTGCTGTAATTCCTGGTAGAATCATCGTCTCACCAGAAAACGGTTTCAGCTTGCCTGCGGCGAGATAGGGTTCAACCGTCTTGACTGCTCCGTCAAAAGACCTTTTGCTAGGGGGCTGTACTCTTTGTGCATTAGTCCGATTGAGCCAGAAATCGATATCAGGCTGACCGACATAAACTGTGGCAACTGGAAACATCATTTGTCCCTTTTCGACCAGACCACCACTGTGATCTGTATGAATATGAGTCAGCAGAACCACATCAATTTCGTCGGCTGCATAGCCTGCCGCCTTTAGCGATGCCTGTAGTCTTCCACCCAGCTTCGATCCAAACAATTCTCCTGCACCTGTATCTACCAACACGCGGTGGTCTCTGGTATCGATCACAAACACATTAATTGAGGTCTCGACAGGGTTTGCAAGGAAGTTCCGGTGAAGGAGGCTATCGATCTTGCCTGGGTTCGTATTGGTTAGAAGGGTGTAAAGATCCTGCGGTACTGTCCCGTCGCTCAGTACCGTAATCTCGAAATCACCTAGCTCGAATCGATAGAGGCTTGGCGCTTGAGTTTTCATTGGGCATTCCTCAAATGTGTTATCATGTTACACAATGCTTACATGATTTGGCGAACAAACAAACAATCATTTCGGGCGTTGTAGAATAGAAATACTTGCCCAAGCTGGATCACCCATAACTGATGATCAGGAGCGGGAATTTGTCACACCACCGAATGTTGTTGCACAACGGGATAAGCGCGAGAGAGAACGGCTAAGAATCTGCACGGACTGGGGCAATTATTCTACATCCTGGCTTATACGTCATCGGTTGGGGTTGAGACCAGTGTTGATGGATTTGTTCGCCGGAGTTGAGGTGACGGGAATTAAGCCAGTTCTTCAAGCGGTAAGCGTTAGCCATGCCGTCAGGCTTATCGCAGATTTCTCAAAACGCAATGCACCGCACATCAAGGGTATTTTGAATCTCACCATACCGCTTGACGAATCCCCTATCTGGATTTTAAGCCAATATTTAGAGCATCTGGGACTGTCTACCGAGTCGCGGCGGACTGTGCAAGACGGGAAACGGGTTAGGTATTATCGACTGAATACTGGGGATGTAGAGTTTGCCCAGAAGATATTGGAGTATTGCTAAAGACAACGTAAGGACAGGGAAAAAAACGCCAAGATGAACAAGAACGAAATGCGGCTTGTGCAGCTAGGATGCAAGCTCAGTATGGGATTACGTAGAGGAGCAGAGGGTAAAAGTAGTACAAATATCTCTTCTGCATCCCTGCTCCTATGCCTTCTTCATCGCCGTCCACATCCCCCAATGAAATAGATGAAAGTAATAATCGGGGGGAGTATGGATACAGAGGCAGAACTCAGTGATTCTGGGTTGTAAAGTATCTATTTATGTCTCGTAAAAACGTAAACTAAGTATTCCCAAAAATTTTGGGATTTGAGCATCTAGAGATGTGGTCTTCAGGGAGAGGGCATTACATAGATTAAAATCTATGGCATATTATCTTAGGCTCTTCCCAGTAATAAAATGTCCAGCCGTCGCTTTCGCCCTTCTCCCAGGGGGAGACGCTCCGCGAACGGGGCGAAAGCGCCTAGATACCTCGGTTTTGCCAAAAATATTATTGATACGGCTGGACATTTTATTACTTGGATCTCCCTTAATTAGATTTTTACTTGTACTAAAGCTCATCAGTAATCAAAAA
This portion of the Nostoc sp. UHCC 0302 genome encodes:
- a CDS encoding alpha-ketoglutarate-dependent dioxygenase AlkB; this encodes MQQLDLFPQAALVLPVTYYPDFLGVEQANELYQHCLKLEWQQNYIRMVGKTLPVPRLECIYGDMGCNYLYSNSVFLRPLPWTEKLQELRDSITALTGYNFRIVIGNQYRSGQDSIGWHADNEVSMGLEPAIASISLGSCRKFQIKPIGGRPTDFWLEHGSLLVMHPGCQSTHLHQVPKTNKVVGTRINLTFRPHTGGK
- a CDS encoding plasmid replication protein, CyRepA1 family yields the protein MGESKRRRQLDPNYGKPKTSDSPDTSTNEKIIEHLEREIVSVHYRQFTNHLSLPPLPKHNKTRHQTNIIDIDQYPNCQLEPRHWHEWVIGSAVDPTITTLNVRSIEGDEIYEYLMYALPQSARRNDGRLRDGYLRRYAHINSAWGVGGLDPHNNWQPMEWGRIKPDNPRLEWDSETQSYTQKHVKYESPPKTPNRVTYLRVPLHVWKLVSLRYDVPMPENIVITQEGEALGFWAWVMAHPQIPVILTEGEKKSGCLLTLGFVAIALPGIWNGRVGKEDLERLHPDLVPMAQKGRKFIILFDHESKPQTKQQVFQATRRTARVILQLSCQCSVAVLPGPEKGIDDWVVALGKKAEKAVTAMIDDALTLGEYQKTFFTHRFRGLNKYKPNIVVNSRYLSEVVRSLPESGVVCLVSDMGTGKTEIMSRLRRDNPDLSFLNNGHRVNLLKNLSDRLRTAMYSAMSSGDWAKAKALSITVDSLYKMANNLQAYDILFIDEACQYLVHLLKSKTCKEHRGAILEVLEYLVYNAKLVVLADAHLDDITIEFFMKMRPEGEKPYIIKNEYRSGGRQVYWYEGHNSSALVAELHVQLILGKKLMIVSDSKRFIKKLERALNGKTSINDNEHIPESEEDRKLRIWTIHSENSGSDENIVFIREINTAIKDIDALLVTPSLGTGVDISTEHFDAIFGVFHAVSQSATECAQQLWRVRPNIPMYVWVAPRPPFGYAETNARRIKEKILQKNEMTAFLIRIDKETGKRGAEKDWMLDTSCQIEAQRNWSINNLRSDLRSLLEEMGNTIIPAGDSNDDGAARWLKAAGDVLSWEHCIKVANAKDIDRRTYNSRQNQDYLKPEEVLECEKFRIQDTYGMTVTPELVEKDDGGRLIKKIIALEGLLAQPGEIFTSEQGREFVSPPNVVADRDRAERERLAICTDWGNYSTSWLMRHRLGLRPVLMDLLAGIEVTGTEAILQAIAQFSKRNAPHIKGILNLTIPLDESPMWILSQYLEQLGLSTQSRRPVSDGKRVRYYSLNTEDVVFAQQVLEYRQRQREEREIKRQEEQERNEAYQARMQAQYGINAPSTPPTNKDGSNNWGGMDGEDNLSNQWWNRVKYYARLAIERLEHGVEQVKELLNTLTTNERWGVMLEFEEISQDLFAQLLVDAPQWVEWMG
- a CDS encoding MBL fold metallo-hydrolase; translated protein: MKTQAPSLYRFELGDFEITVLSDGTVPQDLYTLLTNTNPGKIDSLLHRNFLANPVETSINVFVIDTRDHRVLVDTGAGELFGSKLGGRLQASLKAAGYAADEIDVVLLTHIHTDHSGGLVEKGQMMFPVATVYVGQPDIDFWLNRTNAQRVQPPSKRSFDGAVKTVEPYLAAGKLKPFSGETMILPGITALPTPGHTPGHSCYLVESRGESIKFWGDILHVASVQFPLPETTITYDVDPRAAAEQRATQFAHAEKSRCLVAGAHLPFPGVGHIRAEDQGYVWVPINYRWREL